The DNA region CTGCTCGCCATGTTAGCAATCAGTTTGCCAGAATGTGCCAGGGAACGTACCGAGAGTTCGACAGAGTAGAGGGTGAGCAAATTATCCATCTCCTCGCACTCTGCAATGCCAACGTCGATGCCTCGCTTGATGGCGCCGACTCgttcgtcctcctcctggaATCGGGcgagccagccgccagcctgGGCCTTGTTCAGCTCCCTTTCGAGATCGGCCTTCATCTCCTCCATGCTCTGCGCCCGCATGCGATCCCCCGGGACCCAGCCGAAATAGTCGAGCCACTTGCCAAACTCCTCACTCCGGCCATCCAAGAACGTCGGGTCTATACCAAGCGATTGCATGTATTTGGCATCATTTCCCGCAACGACTGACCGCCCAGAAGGCTCTGCCTTTCGAGGCTCTTCCTTTTTggctggcgtggcggccgtctccGTGCTCGCCTTCTTCGTGAGCTGATTCGACGCTGACGGCGTGATCTTTACTTCAGGGATAGGCGAGTCACCCTCAGCTGGTTTGGAGGCTTCTGGCGCCTCTGACTTTTGGTCCTTTGACACGGGGCGAGGTGGGGCTGGTACGACTCCTGTGATGCCATCTGGCCCctccatggccgtcttgctCTGCGCCTGGCGAAGGCGatctccagcgccgccgggacgcgggcggAACGCGTTCGCCGCGTTGGCAGCCTTCCAGAGAGCTCCGGCGATGTCACCCTTGGAACGCTTGGCCTTGATCATGGGCCCCAGTCCGGGTCTCGCCTCCTCTTCCGGAATATCTGGCACAGGCGGGACATCTGTGGCGGTAGGAGTTGAAGCCGTCGGAGTCGTGGGTTGCGAGATGGTGGCAATAGATGCAGCTGCAGTTCCTCCTACAGACAGTCCGGGCATGGGCGATTCTGACTTCATGGTGGTGTcgagcggcgccatggccggtgGCGGAATGTCTCGTTCCTTGAAGGCGCTAGGCAACGTGGGAGGTCCACGCTCCTGGCCAGGAGCCGAGCCCTTTCTCGGCGACATCCGATCTGTGCTtcttggtggcggcgcgacgggaTCTCGCTTGTTAGCAGGACTCATGAGCGGTGGGGGTACCAGATCCCGGTCTTGAGGGCGAGAAGGGTCCATGGGTGGCCTTCTTCTCTCGGGCGGTGGCTTCTCGTCCGTCTGCGGCTGAGGAGGCGTGCGAGTGCCCGCTGGCGGCTCAGACGGCTCTCTGGACTCTCCAAACCGCGCAAAGGCTCCAGGCCCGGCCATCCCGTTGCGGGAGCGAGGAGGTATGCTGGAGGTATCATCACTCCGGTTGGCAAAAGAGTCCTGACTCCTGTTGTTCTGGGCGGTCCatcgaggcgcgggcggtcTCTCGCCCGAGCGTGTCGAGTCGAAGCTAGCGGCTGGGGAGTTCGAGCCGTTCAAAGGAGGCCGCACGATCGGGGGCTTTTGGAAACGCGGCTGCTCTGGAGTGCTCAATGCCGAGGGCACAGGCGGTACTGGCGCGGTGGGAGGAGCGGTCGGCTGGCCAAGGGGCTGTTCCAGCGGCggaggccgcggcgccgcggcggctggccgtcttCCAGCACCGAGAACCTGATCGAGCTCGCGTTGGTCGAAGCCGCTCAGCTCAGGGATCTTGCCGCCCGTGTACTTGCCGTAGATCTTGATCAGGCTCGCGATGAAGAacttcttctccttgtcggTCTGGGCCTGCCAATAGTATGGCTTGCCGAGGGTGACGAGGAAGCCGGTGTCGCCGCCCCATTGGCGGTTGTTAGGGGTCACCTGGGGGCCGGTATAGGACTCAATCTGGGAGAGGTCGTCAAGATTCCACGACTTGCCGATGGAAAAAGTGCCGGTGGGGTTCTCCTTGGATTTGTGCATGCGGACTCGGCCCGACTTTCgaacggcgacgatgatgactcGGGGCTTCTCAGAGTCGGGGGTCCGAGCttgcggaggcggcggtgttgTGGGATGGGAGGAGTATTCGGTGATTCGGATATGCGTGATGTAGGTCTCGAGCACTGCATTGTGTCAGCCGGTCACGTCGCCTTGGCTCCCACCTCACTGTCGGGGTACCCGTCCGGGTCGTtgagcggcgccggcatcacaTCCGGAGTGGGGGTCTGAATTCTGGATACGTACGTGACCCATCGGAATCTTTCTTGTTGAAGCAGCTGTCGATGATGCGGCGCTTCTCGTCTTCGAACCGCTCCGCccgcgtggcggccgcgccagGCCCGTTTGCGCGGTCCATGAGTGCGCGGCTTGGGAGGCGGGATCATGAAGGGGCGTCCAACGCAAGACGGCGGTCGGGCATGTTTTTGTTgcggaggagcggcggctcgtGGCAAGGCGtgtacgtgcgtgcgtctcGCGCAAGCTACGTGTgcgccgtcgtggctcggaggggggggtggtgAGAGAGAAGTTGTCGTGGCTAGGAGACAGGTATGTATGGGAGTATGGATGGGGAGTCGCCAATCAGCCCAAGGAGGCGGGACAAGGAGGTTGCAATGCAATTGCGAGCAGCAGAGCACGGCCAGAGGAGCTTGGGTGGGTTTCCCGGCTCCAGCGCGGCAGCCACTGAGCGACGGCCACTGACGGGGCTGCAGGTTGTGCCGCAGCGATTTGATCGTCACAAGGTGGTGCTAAGGGGTGACTTGGAATGGATCACTCGACGGAAGGGTGGCAGCTGACAGGCTTTTGTGTGCAGCTTCCAAAGACGGTTCAAATGAGGGAAATGAATATTCTACTCGAAGCTTTGGCTATTGTTGATTCATAATGATCAGGTTCGTACCTAATGACACAGGATGCCATGTATGGTCGCTGTAGCGGTCTATCGCAGCTGTGGAGCTTGGAGCCCCCCAGGTGCCGTGCTTGGTGCGACAGAACTTCCTCTCACTGagaggcgcggcagcagtTCCATGGAACCTTTTACAGTATACAGTACCAAGCACACAGTGACTagggtcgccggcgacggcaccaagaATGGATGTCGGCCTGCGCTCGACGTGAAACTTTAAATTGGCATTGCACGCTTTCTTTCCTTTGCTCCGGCGCGTATCAAGCACCATTTCAGGTCCCTGTCCGGCCGTCGGCCCAGCCCCGCGGCATCGAAGCGAGCTGCCCATGCCCAGTATATAGTAATCTACCTAGAGCCGCTTCTCGACGATCTCCTTAACTTTGGCCAggtccagcgcctcgacgtgcCTGCCCTTGAAGCCCGTCATGCTCTCCGCCATGGCTAGGGAGTTATAGATGGCCTCCTCcgtcgcgtcggccgccgcctcgaacAGGCCGTTGATGGTATCGTTGTCTGTCATCTGCACAGCCCTTGCGAGAGGCTGGTACGGGTTGAGCCCTGGCCCGTTGGACATGGACAGCTCCTGCGAGGGCACCTTGTTGCCCGTggagaaggccaagaagatgTCGCCGGACGTGTTGCTGCCGTAACCGCCGACCTTGCCCAGACCGACCGTCGCTCGCGTCgccaggcgctgcagctggaTGGGGATGAGAGGCGCGTccgtcgcgacgacgatgatgatgctgccgtccttgcgcggctccttgctgctgctgctgctgccgctgccgccagcgggTTGTtccgcggccgacggggcAATGCCCTCGTCCTGGAGGATCTTGCCGATGGGGACACCCCCGATGCGAAGCGTGTCTTGGGAGCCGTAATTCGCCTGGACCAGGACGCCCACCGTGTAGTCGACCACCTTGCCGTCCACGTCAAAGCCCTTGACGATGCGGCTACTGGACCCAGTGCCGCCCTTCCAGCGGTGGCAGATCATGCCGGTGCCGCCTCCCGTGTTGCCCTCGGGCACGCGGTCAGCGGTGGCGCTCTTGATGCCTTGCATGACATGCTCCGGGGTAACGGCAAAGGCCGCGGGATCGCTCAGGTAGCCGTCGAAAGTCTCGGCGACCAGTGGGAACATGAAGAGGTCCATGTCGCCTTGCTCGTTGCGATGGTAGCGATAGCAGTACTCGGTCACGCCGCGAtagccctcgccgacggacgaggtcgcggtgatgatgatgggcgacgCGAGCAGGCCCGTCTCGTTGAGCCAGTGCGAGCCCGTCATCTCGCCGCAGCCATTGAAGCGGAAGACGCCGGCGAAGCTCGAGTACTCGTGCCAGTTCCTGCGCGGCAGTATGGTGGTGACGCCCGTGTGGACGTTTGCATCCGGCTCGATGGACTGCGTGTGCACCAGCACGCCGGGCACGTCGGTGATGGAGTTGAGCCGGCCGGGCGACCACTTGCCGAGATACAGCTTCGGGATGACATGGCGGATGCGagcgcggccggccttggcgggcTGCGACATGATGGGGGCTCGCGCGATGACCGTGATGGGTGGTGACTGGATAGGGAGGGGGATGGTGAAGGTTGTCGTCCCAAGTTGGCTCCCGGATGGACTTGCCACAGCTCACCGGCCCGCGTCACAGTTGAGGATGAGGTGGTCTTATACACTTCCGCTTGCAACGCAGCGTCGCAACTTGCCCCTCCACGCGCGAAGAAGAGCGGAgctggcgatgatgatgcggccgGTCGCAGGGGTACGGCACCCTTCCGCGCCCCATAATCGTATCTCGTCGTAACGTCCCACGTTTTTGACtcactcggcggcggcagtctgAACTACGCACACACTCTCTGGCCTGAATTTTTAAGCCACCGATGACTTCTCAAATCGACAGACGCGCTCCATCTACGCAGTTAGTTACTATTATGGTGGCTTCGTACGTAGAGCCCGTGATAGCAAGTGGTGATGGggatgtacttcgtagggGCATCCGAACACCGAGTATTGAGGCTCGTCGAATTATTCCGCACGCGAGGAAACGGAAATCTagcgtacgaagtacccgTTGTCCATGTACAACACAATGCCTGATTGGATGCACGGGGGTATGACAGTCACACCCACAACGATGGTGGTTAGGGGTGCCGTGTTCCTTGGCCTCTTCCAAAGTTACCTGAGGTGCGCGTCGTCTGCAATCTGATCTGCGGAACAGGCGCACCGAAGCCGATTGGCCGGTGTGGACTGAAACCATGCCCGCGCCACGGGCCACGGAACGGATTTCCGATATGGTTCGCCAGCATGTGAACATGAGCCGCGAGTAACGTCAGTATCTTGAGATTTCTCGAATATGCTCGGCTCCCAATGCGCTGTCGAGTTGTTATCCCAGGCTCATGTCGTCGTGACTACGTACCATCCTGGCTGACTCttgggcagcgtcgccgccggggccacTTCCACAGACTCCAGTCCAGACTCCAGAGGCCCCTGTCCGAGTTCCAGCATGATCGCCTTGGCACGACATCGCTCGAGCACGTAACTGAGGGGGATATGCTTTGCAATATCAATCAGTGTCTTTCGGAGCTACTTGCTTCATAGGTAACGAAGCATCATGGGGTCTGAGACACAACGCGGGGATACGCATGCGGGGGGTTGGATGCAGACGACTGTTGATTCAACCCCGCAACCGTTGCTGCCAACCGCGCACCTTTTTCCAGGATACCTACCGTTTTGCGTCGAACATTCGCGAGGGAGAGAGTACGAGAGTAGCTTCAACGTTGTTTTCCTTGCTTGGGTGGCTCCATGTCGTGGTTcttcgggggggggggcccacGGACTTTGTGGTCCTGGTCGGATCCGAGCCGCGCCGTGAGCCAACCGGATCGATACCCGGCAGGGAGAGCGATGCAGCATAGCGCGCACAAAAGTACGTACGAGAGTGGGTGCAATTAAAAAAGGGAGAACAAGGGGGCTAATGTATGGCGTTGAATTGGGCATTTGCTGTACACAGGCCTGCATGACCCCCCGTTTCTACCGCAGCGCTCCTTCAGGAAGCATTTCCCAGATGCGGTCGGGTACAAGTTCCAATGCACGAGCTATAGACCGAGATCCGCCGActtatacgaagtactttcTGGCCCGATATAGTTGGCATTTAATCAGTCTCAGGTCGGCATAAAATTGACCCACGACGCCACTATTTACCGCCGATATACTGACTGTTCTCCAGGTGTTACAGCCCAGGGTTGACTATCAAACCGCAATGCCCCATCCTCCTTGAGTTGCCACGGGTCGATGTACACGCACATCTCGATCGCCGTCGCATTTAAGCAAAAGACTCGCAAGATGATGTATAACTCTGAACGGTGCTCTGCGTGGTGTTTCTGCTCCATCTATATCCCGTGAGTCAGCACTTTCGCTGTAACAGTGGGTACCCAGGCTTACAAGTCTATACTGCTTCCCACTGACATAGAACGGTGTCTCGAGTGGTCCAGTAGTGGTTTTGACTTCCAAGAAGTACTTGGGCCGAGCACCGCGCCACTCGCTCTCTTCGAGGTGACCGCAGCCAATGAGCATGTCCGTAAAGTGGCCTTCTATATCGTCGTAGACTAGATCCGAGGTTTCGCTCGCCGTCCATGCTTGCATGTCTGCGTACTCAGGGAGAGCCTTCGCATAAGTCCTGATCCTGCTCTGCCAGTTGTTGTGGCTCCAACCTGGCAGTTCCAGTCTTTTCAGAAGCTCGAACACCTGTCCAGGAACAACCCGCCACTTATTAGTCTAGGACGAGGCAAGTTTTGGGTCAGCAAGACTTACGTAGAGTTCTCCAGCCGCGCCTACTTTCTTGTCTCGCTCGAATTGGCTACTTGATCGAAACGTAGGACGGACTTCCAAGCCGTCAAAGCTTATCACCTCACTCGGCGTAGTGTATGTGGGCAAGGTCTCTCGTAAGCTCCGGAGGTCGAAGTGACCTTGAGATGGAAACGATGCCCGCTGGGCCGCAGCGACTACTCTATTCAAGAGCTCGGAGTATCGTGTATCGTCGGCAATGCTGTTTCTCTCATTGATCGTTAAATCAGGATCGGTCTGCTCTATCGAAGAAGGTCTATCGTGTCCGAAAAATTGCGGAGAATGGAGACGCATTGTAGGTCGATAAGGACGGGACGGCTGCGTGTGATGAGACATGTGACTTTGATGGGTAGTTGTCTCTACCAATGTCTCTGTATGACTTTCCCCAACTGGCGAATCGGGACCGCTGATAGTTCCCAAGAGCGGATGGGGCCTCAAAATCTCAGGGTGGTCTTCGCGAAGTCTGCGGGACTGCTCAAGACCGTCTGTTGATTGCCGCCCCTGTTGACGATCGACGTCATTTTCCACGTCCTCCTGTGCAACATCCCGAGAATCGTCGTGCTCTGTTTCTGAATCTTCAGGATCTGTATTGTGAATAGACAGCTGTATGATGCCCAAGCGATCGAGGATCTCGTCCAATGCGAAGCGACCACAAGTGAACACAGCTGTCAGCGCCTTGACAGCGTCATCGTCCACATCGTCTGTGTTGTTCGTTGTTGGATCTCGCATGAGCCACTCGGCAAACTTGCGAGGCAAGACTGTACTGAAACATAGCTCCTGCGATGTTTTCTGTCTGGGTACGTAAATGACCAGTCCTTCCGGTGTCTCATCAATGTGCTCGTTCCCAGCCGCCTCTTCGACGACCGTTGTCTTGTTGTTCTGCTGTATGAGGAAACTGGTGAAAATGCCATCTGTTGCTTTGACTGTCATTGAGCTCAACGTTTCGTACAAACCTGATGAGCTAATTTGATACCGGGTGGTACGGAACGTTGCTGCAATTCTAATGACATAATGGGGATCAGCGACCAAGCCTGGTGCGTCACATAGGCCCAAAACTTACCGAAGGATGTGATACGCTTTGTGCCTCAAACTTCGAGGTCCGTTTGTGATCCGTTGCCCAGAATTCTCGGGGACGGAAGTGAATTCCTTGACGCAATAGGACAAATATCGATCCGTGAGGTTCAGCCAGTCGAACAACGGCTTTAGGCGATGGACGTCTTCCAGGTCATAGTCCAAGAGAGCGATCTTGTCCTTGAACTTGTCACTCAGATAGTCTCTGTCCCCAATAGCAAAATCGATTGCCGCAGATCGCAGTGTGGTTGTACCGTTGCAATAGCTCACAGGAAATACATCAGCCTCCCTAATTGGCTTTGGGTCCAGAGAGGTGCCTTTCTCTGTCGCAAGTAGACTGCTGAGCGACGTAATAAGTATTCTGAGGTCGGCAACATCCCGCTCAGGCTTCGGTTGTCTGAGCTCGTCGTATATTAGCTGGAGAGTAAGCAACCTGACGCCCACAGTTTTGACGAAGAATGTCTTCAGCTCTTCATAGTCGGCGTCCAAAGTTACTTTGCCCCGGATAGACGTAGTGCTCGACCACAAACAGTCTGTTGTCTTATACCAACTCCACTGATTGTGTTTTTGGGCGTAGATGAGAGCCTTGTCATTGAATGCCAGTCTGACGCGTGTCAGTATTCTGAATAACAATAGTGTTAGGGAGCTATCGACTTGCCTTTGTTGCGGACCTGTCCCCAGTGAATCCAGATATTCATAAAGACGTTTTATGCGAGTGAAGTCCGTACAGTCAATCAATCTGAGGTTTTGCAGCTCGGCTATCAGATGGTCAGAGGAAGCTGCCGGCATGAGCACAGTCCTGCAGAATAAATTTTCAATATTCGCTAGTTGTTCTTCTCCGAGGGTCCTCGCGTAGAGACTTCGCAGAGAGTATTTCGTCGTCATGTCCGGTGGTGCACGCCAAAGGCAGTCCGGTGATTTTGACCAAGATGTATTATTATTGTCTGGGATGAGGACACCAGACTGAGAGAAAAAGGTCCTATATGACCAATCAGAATGCCATCATGCCGCAAAGTAGAATAAACCTACCTGACTGCCTGGCTCGCAGACTCTTTAGATGCCTTTGTAGCAGTCGTGAGCTTGGCATTGATGGCTTGATATAGATCAAGTATGCACTGCGTTTGAAGGATTGATGGTGAACTGGGACAAGATTTCTGAATGTGGTGTAAAAGTCGAAGAAGGAAATGCACTGAGTCCTCAGCTCCCACGCCGAAATACTTCCTCATGAAATCCCACTTAACGCCGAGCACGTTGCTTGTGTCTTCAGATCGCTCGAATCGAAGAAATGGGAACTGGTCAGGGTGTTCCATGTACTGCTTGGCGAGACTGGTGAGCCTTTCAGGCGGAAGCCAAGTGTCTCTGAGTTTGACTTCGAAATTTGCTCCGCAAAGTCCTCTGGCGGGAAGGTTCCCCATCATTTGCTGAAGATTTGCACTGTCCCTTATGCGCTGGCCTTCCGCTTTCCAGAGAAACTCAAGCATCCCGAGAAACTTTTCTGGTCTATGCTTCAGTACGTATTGGGAAGTTTCAGATAGCTTCATGTTGCTGTCTTTGTCCAATAGTCGCAGCTGGCTTCGTACACCAACTGATTCGTGAAGCCAATCTTGCCATGACGGATGGTCTGCGGATGGTTTGTCTGGCGGATCTCGCACGTACTGCTGGTGCGCAAATATAATAGGAAGGCCTGGAGCCGAATCGCTTTGTGATAGGAGACTCTGCGGCCCGTACATGTGATTCGAGCAAGAGAGATATACATCGCTCACATGCGGCCAAACTCGGGAATTGTTTTCCCGAATTAGAATAACTTTGCCGAAAATTTCGTTGGAGCCTCTGGTAGCGTGGTTGGATCGTGGCTGCGATGTTTGATAGAGGAACCGCAGATGTGCGTCGAAAGACCTGATGAGACGAGGACCTTGTGTCAAGGAGGTGAACTTTTGGAGTATAGAGTCTCTGATCATTCTAATTGACGCCTCATTCACACTAAGACTCTTGAATAGGGCCTTGCGATCCTGATTTGATGTTGCCCTTGGTTCGAGGATATTCATGTCCACGTCCTCTGGAATCATGACGCCATTTGCTTCGGGAAAATATACCGTTGATGATAAAGAAGAGACCCAGTTCCCGTCTCGTAGTGGAATCAAGTCAAGTCGTTTTAAACGCTCCCAAAGATCTGGATTTGCCAAAATCCTCAGAAGCAACTTCGCAACGACAGTATGCCATTCTTCAGTCGTATCTCTCCCGCGCATTTTCGAATCCGAGGCATGGATATCATTCTCTACCATGTCGACAAACATGAAAAAATTCAATAATTTAAGGCCATATGGTTTTAAAATCCGGGTCATGGAGTGTGAATATTCCGGCGATAAAAAGAGATCATCGGCTGTCTCAAGCACCGGAGTGCCGTCTGCAAGTCTTGCATCATCCGAAAGTATCGAAACCTCTCTTATTCGACGTAGGTCTATCCGGCGCCTGGACCTCAGCACAGGAGTGGCCTTGATCTCCTCTGCAATCTTGTTGTTTAGACGCGACCAAAAAGCACTAGTGCTTGATTCTTCTTCCAGGGATGGAAGAAATGATGGCCACACGTAACAAAGTCTGGAGTCCTCACAGAACTGCAAGACAGCCTCCACGAAGGTTTTGGCAATCCATTCCAGGAGGTTAAGATTCCGTTTCGACGTAGTAATGACGTCCTCGCGACTGGAATTCGTGTCGAAATCGGAATGAATGAGGAACTTGTGGAAATGTGAGCGTGCGGTTCCTATGCCGAGAACAGGAAATGGCCAAAAAGATTGAACTGACCCTATAATCGAGTTTCCGTATTGGCAGAAAGGCAAAAACATACTGCTTTTGATAGACCATTGGCCTCGAGTTCTCCGTCAAGGGGAAGGCCAAAACGATTTCTGCGGTGCTAACAATGGTTTCCCCTTTCGCTGAGTCTGCTACCTCACGATTTGTGCCCTCACCAACCCCGGTCGCAATTTTCTTCGTGATGTGATAGATCTGACTCTCCGTGGACTCCTTTGAGCCTGCAATAGACGTGGTGGTTTCCACAGACACACGATAGGTATCTACCTCACGCTTGGTGAACCGCGTCGACTTTTGCATCTTCCCATCCTCACCGTAGATTTCCACGCTTATGCACTGCAGCCTTTGAAGAAACAATAAGCAGGTTCCCTGTAGCTCTTCTAGTTGCTCACGGATGATGGATCGAAGGTGCTCGATCTCCGTCGAACTCCCCTCGTTGTGGAGATGGAGTGTCGTGTGGGTCAAAGGCGTGGGTAGCTGTTCTGTGGGTTCTTTCCACACGGGGCGGACCATCCCGAGCCCCGGATCCGTCTTTCTGTGATGAAACTGGAAGGAGTAATTTCCAGATTGAATGTAGACAGTGGACGCCGCAATGAAGACGGACTTGAAGCCAATGCCTTTGTTGCCAATATATCCAGACCCAGAAGCAGTCTTGGTGCTTTTGCCCACAGCGCATATAGCCTCCAAGTCTTTCTCATTGAATCCGTCTTCGTTGCAGTCGATGACAACGTAGTCCTGAAACATCTTGAACGAGACAAAGCGAGGCGCATTTTGTGCCTCTGCAATCTTGAACTTGTTGTCGTCTGCATTTTGGAGCAATTCGAATACAAAACGAGCACCGCTCCCATAAATTTGCTTTGCTAGCCTGTAGAAGTTAGACGATAGGTGTCATTGCCCGGTGGAAGTGCAAGTGGAGGCCCACGTTTTGATCGACTTCGATGCTGCAGTTTCTAGCGTGAGCCAGGCTTCGTCAATGCTCTGACGGTATTGAGGGTTCCAATTGGCAATGTCATCCATCATCTTCTTGTCCAGCATGCCGTATAATGCAGTAAGGCGCTGCACGATGGCCTTTGCTTCTTCTaccgtcgccatggtgcATCAAGGTATAGCCGAGGGACCAGTGGACGCTTGATTGCAGCAGAAGGGCAGTTGTCGTGTACCGAAATATTGAATGGCATGAAAtgcgcggacgaggcggcgacacgATTCAACTTGCAAGTTCATCAAACGGCTTCTCCTGGTAGCGTGTTGGAATTAGATGAAGATGAGAACTTCCACCGGGTGGAGGCTTCTCTTTTCTTCCCCTTTTACTTCCCCGATCTCATCCCTAAAAATATTACAAGAAATGTGCATATGCACACTAATGCTGGCGGCTTACTCTTCGGCGAGAGATGTAAAAGATTGGTCACTTCGGGTCGCGTTGGCCCGTCGTTGTGCACGTTGGCTGCAAGGTATTAATAGTGAGTCGGTTCTGCCACATGATTTTCAGCGGCACAGACCTCATTCCGGCGTTCGCAGCAAGAGACGGCCAGGTTCAAGCAGACGGCATGGCAGCTGTTCTTAACGGGGGATCGAGAACCAACCTGTTGACAAGCTGCGATCTGACAGCGCCCCGAGGCGCCTCACGCTCTCTGCTGATGAGCCAGCCGTCAGAGAGCAGTGCGCCGGCCAGACTTGGACCTTTGTCGCATTGGACCGTCCCTGCAGTAGCATATCCTTCCTGGCAGGTCATAAAAttggcgacggacgggatGTTGGGTTGTAATGTGATTGACGCAGGCGTcaccggccgcctccccggCTTGGGGGCCAGAAGGCGCCAGTCGCCACTGGCAAGACAGTGGAGTCAGCTAACGCAGCCCATTGGAAGCCTCATCagtcggcatcgccagccCCGTGGAGCGCTGCAGGCgagccgcccaccccccgGTAGCCGTTCCTCCGCCCCGCCGATTTTCCCCCACAACCGAAGGATGGGGGAGCAACGTACTCCCCACACCACCATCCCGATCCATATCCGAGGCACGACGCCCCTCCAAACCCCCCTTCGCCGCGTCTggtctcgtcgtctccccgTCGGTGCCATCTCATCTCACCTCACCCTTCACTTTCGGAAGGGTTTGGCGGTTTCCGCGTCGAATTCAAGATGGTAGCTCCCATCCGGGCCGTTCCCAACGTGAgtcttgtcgccgccggttcCTTTgccccccctcttctcttCAGATGTGCGCCATCTAACACCACCCACAGGCTGCCAAGCGGGCCACCAGCCTCCTCCGCACAATCCAGTACACGCACCCGCCGTCATGTCCCTGCCATTCCAACCCGGGATACCATCAGGCGCAGCCCAGCATCGTGCCGCGAGCCCGGGACTTTGCTCATCGGCGTTACGCCACGCCCACCGCCAACAATGAGACGCTCAAGGAGTACGCCTTCGAgatggccgcctcgtcgattCGCTTCGGCCCGGGAGTCACCCAGGAGGTCGGCATGGATCTCAAGAACATGGGCTCCCGCAAGGTGGCCGTCGTGACCGACCCCAccgtcgacaagctcgacgccatgcGCCAGGTTCGCGAGGCCCTCACCCGCGAGGGTATCAACTTTGAGGTCTTCTCCAACGTGAGGGTGGAGCCCAAGGACAGCTCGTACGTTACTTGGCTCTCAATCTTGGTACAAATGTGCGGCGTGATCTCGCAGCTGACGAGTCGCTTTCCTGCAGCATCAAGGACGCCATTGCCTGGGCTCGTCCGCGAGAGCCGGATGCCTTCCTCGCGGTCGGCGGAGGCTCCGTCATGGACACGGCCAAGCTAATGAACCTGTACACCGCGTACCCGGACGCCGACTTCCTCGACTTCGTCAACGCGCcgctcggcaagggccgccCCGTCGACAAGCCGCTGAAGCCGCTCATCGCCgtgcccaccaccgccggcaccggcagcgaAACTACCGGCACCGCTATTTTCGACCTCGTCTCCAAGCGCGCCAAGACGGGCGTCGCCCACCGCAACCTCAAACCCACGCTCGGCATCTGTGACCCCATCAACACGCGCACCATGcctgccgccgtcaaggccgcttCCGGACTCGACGTCCTGTGCCATTCACTTGAGTCGTGGACAGCCATTCCGTAC from Purpureocillium takamizusanense chromosome 3, complete sequence includes:
- a CDS encoding Hydroxyacid-oxoacid transhydrogenase (EggNog:ENOG503NV05~COG:C) produces the protein MVAPIRAVPNAAKRATSLLRTIQYTHPPSCPCHSNPGYHQAQPSIVPRARDFAHRRYATPTANNETLKEYAFEMAASSIRFGPGVTQEVGMDLKNMGSRKVAVVTDPTVDKLDAMRQVREALTREGINFEVFSNVRVEPKDSSIKDAIAWARPREPDAFLAVGGGSVMDTAKLMNLYTAYPDADFLDFVNAPLGKGRPVDKPLKPLIAVPTTAGTGSETTGTAIFDLVSKRAKTGVAHRNLKPTLGICDPINTRTMPAAVKAASGLDVLCHSLESWTAIPYNERTPRPPNPIMRPAYQGANPISDVFSFHALRSTVKYLPRAVKNPDDFEAQSEMLLAATLAGVGFGNAGVHLCHGMSYPISGQNPGYRHAGYDVPAPLIPHGVSVAVSAPAVFRFTAASNPERHLQAAEAFGVDISNVKRESAGEVLAEALTKFLADLGDQPRGLRDLGFGTEHIEALVEGTIPQARVLMLAPGLSKELESEKDQLRKLFENAMSH
- a CDS encoding uncharacterized protein (COG:S~EggNog:ENOG503NZSY), translated to MATVEEAKAIVQRLTALYGMLDKKMMDDIANWNPQYRQSIDEAWLTLETAASKSIKTLAKQIYGSGARFVFELLQNADDNKFKIAEAQNAPRFVSFKMFQDYVVIDCNEDGFNEKDLEAICAVGKSTKTASGSGYIGNKGIGFKSVFIAASTVYIQSGNYSFQFHHRKTDPGLGMVRPVWKEPTEQLPTPLTHTTLHLHNEGSSTEIEHLRSIIREQLEELQGTCLLFLQRLQCISVEIYGEDGKMQKSTRFTKREVDTYRVSVETTTSIAGSKESTESQIYHITKKIATGVGEGTNREVADSAKGETIVSTAEIVLAFPLTENSRPMVYQKQYVFAFLPIRKLDYRFLIHSDFDTNSSREDVITTSKRNLNLLEWIAKTFVEAVLQFCEDSRLCYVWPSFLPSLEEESSTSAFWSRLNNKIAEEIKATPVLRSRRRIDLRRIREVSILSDDARLADGTPVLETADDLFLSPEYSHSMTRILKPYGLKLLNFFMFVDMVENDIHASDSKMRGRDTTEEWHTVVAKLLLRILANPDLWERLKRLDLIPLRDGNWVSSLSSTVYFPEANGVMIPEDVDMNILEPRATSNQDRKALFKSLSVNEASIRMIRDSILQKFTSLTQGPRLIRSFDAHLRFLYQTSQPRSNHATRGSNEIFGKVILIRENNSRVWPHTIRHGKIGFTNQLVPEKFLGMLEFLWKAEGQRIRDSANLQQMMGNLPARGLCGANFEVKLRDTWLPPERLTSLAKQYMEHPDQFPFLRFERSEDTSNVLGVKWDFMRKYFGVGAEDSVHFLLRLLHHIQKSCPSSPSILQTQCILDLYQAINAKLTTATKASKESASQAVRTFFSQSGVLIPDNNNTSWSKSPDCLWRAPPDMTTKYSLRSLYARTLGEEQLANIENLFCRTVLMPAASSDHLIAELQNLRLIDCTDFTRIKRLYEYLDSLGTGPQQRLAFNDKALIYAQKHNQWSWYKTTDCLWSSTTSIRGKVTLDADYEELKTFFVKTVGVRLLTLQLIYDELRQPKPERDVADLRILITSLSSLLATEKGTSLDPKPIREADVFPVSYCNGTTTLRSAAIDFAIGDRDYLSDKFKDKIALLDYDLEDVHRLKPLFDWLNLTDRYLSYCVKEFTSVPENSGQRITNGPRSLRHKAYHILRIAATFRTTRYQISSSGLYETLSSMTVKATDGIFTSFLIQQNNKTTVVEEAAGNEHIDETPEGLVIYVPRQKTSQELCFSTVLPRKFAEWLMRDPTTNNTDDVDDDAVKALTAVFTCGRFALDEILDRLGIIQLSIHNTDPEDSETEHDDSRDVAQEDVENDVDRQQGRQSTDGLEQSRRLREDHPEILRPHPLLGTISGPDSPVGESHTETLVETTTHQSHMSHHTQPSRPYRPTMRLHSPQFFGHDRPSSIEQTDPDLTINERNSIADDTRYSELLNRVVAAAQRASFPSQGHFDLRSLRETLPTYTTPSEVISFDGLEVRPTFRSSSQFERDKKVGAAGELYVFELLKRLELPGWSHNNWQSRIRTYAKALPEYADMQAWTASETSDLVYDDIEGHFTDMLIGCGHLEESEWRGARPKYFLEVKTTTGPLETPFYVSGKQYRLMEQKHHAEHRSELYIILRVFCLNATAIEMCVYIDPWQLKEDGALRFDSQPWAVTPGEQSVYRR